Proteins found in one Thermaerobacter subterraneus DSM 13965 genomic segment:
- a CDS encoding thiamine pyrophosphate-binding protein — protein MDRFWEQGLISRLRPYEPALVVTAGEPLPAPLAAAAADGAARATGRPAVLVAGSGAELNGMLPALAVADADSVPLVVLVRGGTAADLEAGRERAGALPDTLRLTEPVTGWNTRVDRPEDLDLVLEAAFTDLARRRPRPLLIELAVEALPRLTAVPPSGTASGPAAARRWAGAPGPAVGEEPAGDPAAGLAGGLLAGLSGPGDGGGDPAGGRAGQTGADGAYGDPAGPGGRRDGTAGPGTFVDRRWIDQVAAALVRGRQPAIIAGGGAAGAAESLRRLAEILGAPVFLTLAGRGLLPAEHPLAVEGLGATPARRWLEEADVLLVVGTTLSPAEHGDLQLKGRVVHIDRDAERLGRNTPVWLALPGDAAPVLATLARRVEAEQARPGGPEVYLGATGPEQRRQAVARLKDDLAAAPPAVAQAMAGWLAGLEPRLTAAEPGALSVAEANLLPVPGPRSLLVPVRLGQPGYAIPAAWGAVRATGRPARAITSLAGLLAAAAVLPWITSLDAGLEILIRLDAGDAGEEPGVPLDGRPGLPGGVTGMPGARGGQGLGSAVAEFFRRAAGAFQLEWDEPGPRGAVPFARLRPAGPAGQGPGGF, from the coding sequence ATGGACCGCTTCTGGGAACAAGGGCTCATCAGCCGCCTGCGCCCCTATGAGCCGGCTCTGGTGGTGACGGCCGGGGAGCCCCTGCCCGCCCCCCTGGCGGCCGCCGCCGCCGACGGTGCCGCCCGAGCCACGGGGCGGCCGGCGGTGCTGGTGGCCGGGTCGGGCGCGGAACTGAACGGGATGCTCCCGGCCCTGGCCGTGGCCGACGCCGATTCCGTCCCCCTGGTGGTGCTGGTCCGGGGCGGCACCGCCGCTGACCTGGAGGCCGGCCGGGAGCGGGCGGGTGCCCTGCCTGACACCCTGCGCCTCACCGAGCCGGTCACCGGCTGGAACACCCGGGTGGACCGGCCGGAGGACCTGGACCTGGTGCTGGAGGCCGCCTTCACCGACCTTGCCCGGCGCCGCCCCCGCCCGCTGCTCATCGAGCTGGCCGTCGAGGCCTTGCCGCGCCTGACCGCCGTCCCCCCGTCGGGGACCGCTTCAGGACCGGCTGCCGCCCGGCGGTGGGCCGGCGCCCCGGGCCCCGCCGTTGGGGAGGAACCGGCCGGGGACCCGGCCGCGGGTCTGGCCGGGGGCCTTCTTGCCGGCCTGTCCGGCCCGGGCGACGGTGGGGGCGATCCGGCCGGTGGCCGGGCCGGCCAGACTGGTGCGGACGGCGCGTACGGTGACCCGGCCGGACCCGGAGGGCGGCGGGACGGCACGGCCGGGCCCGGGACCTTCGTCGACCGCCGCTGGATCGACCAGGTGGCGGCAGCCCTGGTGCGGGGCCGGCAGCCGGCCATCATCGCCGGAGGCGGCGCTGCAGGGGCTGCCGAAAGCCTCCGGCGGCTGGCCGAAATCCTGGGTGCCCCCGTCTTCCTGACCCTGGCCGGCCGGGGGCTGCTCCCGGCGGAACACCCCCTGGCCGTCGAGGGACTGGGTGCCACCCCCGCCCGGCGCTGGCTGGAGGAGGCCGACGTGCTGCTGGTGGTGGGCACCACCCTGTCCCCGGCCGAGCACGGCGACCTGCAGCTGAAGGGGCGGGTGGTGCACATCGACCGGGATGCCGAGCGGCTCGGCCGCAACACGCCCGTCTGGCTGGCCCTGCCGGGCGATGCCGCCCCTGTGCTGGCTACCCTGGCCCGGCGGGTCGAAGCGGAGCAAGCCCGGCCGGGCGGGCCCGAGGTGTACCTGGGCGCCACGGGGCCCGAGCAGCGCCGCCAGGCGGTGGCCCGGCTCAAGGACGACCTGGCCGCCGCACCCCCGGCGGTGGCGCAGGCCATGGCCGGCTGGCTGGCCGGCCTGGAACCCCGCCTGACGGCGGCCGAACCCGGCGCCCTGAGCGTGGCCGAGGCGAACCTGCTGCCGGTCCCCGGGCCCCGGTCGCTGCTGGTGCCGGTGCGCCTGGGCCAGCCCGGTTACGCCATCCCGGCCGCCTGGGGGGCCGTACGGGCCACCGGGCGACCGGCCCGCGCCATCACCTCGCTGGCCGGCCTGCTGGCGGCGGCCGCGGTGCTGCCCTGGATCACCTCCCTGGACGCCGGCCTGGAGATCCTGATCCGGCTGGACGCGGGGGACGCGGGCGAGGAACCGGGCGTGCCGCTGGACGGCCGGCCCGGCCTGCCGGGTGGGGTGACGGGGATGCCAGGAGCCCGTGGCGGGCAGGGCCTGGGTTCCGCGGTGGCAGAGTTCTTCCGCCGGGCAGCCGGGGCATTCCAGCTGGAGTGGGACGAACCCGGCCCCCGCGGGGCCGTCCCCTTTGCCCGGCTGCGCCCCGCGGGGCCGGCCGGCCAGGGGCCGGGGGGTTTCTAG
- the aroQ gene encoding type II 3-dehydroquinate dehydratase — translation MTTPFQPGPAGTPGPDRPEESPGGAADGPSPGGSPQPAPVPAVLVLHGPNLNLLGRREPEVYGHTSLAELDALLQRRAARYGVAVECFQSNHEGALIDRLHQAPGRYLGVIFNPGGYAHTSVALRDAVAAIAGLGVPVIEVHLSNVHAREPFRHRLLTAGASRGVISGLGVTGYLLALEGLLALAGLAPGPGAGTAEGP, via the coding sequence GTGACGACCCCTTTTCAGCCCGGGCCGGCCGGAACGCCCGGCCCGGACCGGCCGGAGGAATCCCCCGGCGGCGCGGCGGACGGGCCCAGCCCTGGGGGCAGCCCGCAACCTGCCCCGGTCCCGGCCGTCCTGGTCTTGCACGGGCCCAACCTCAACCTGCTGGGTCGCAGGGAACCCGAGGTCTACGGGCACACCAGCCTGGCGGAATTGGACGCCTTGCTGCAAAGGCGGGCCGCCCGCTACGGGGTGGCCGTGGAATGCTTCCAGAGCAACCACGAAGGCGCGCTGATCGACCGGCTGCACCAGGCGCCCGGCCGGTACCTGGGCGTGATCTTCAACCCCGGCGGCTACGCCCACACCAGCGTGGCCCTGCGGGACGCAGTGGCCGCCATCGCCGGTCTGGGAGTGCCGGTGATCGAGGTGCACCTCAGCAACGTGCACGCCCGGGAGCCCTTCCGCCACCGGCTGCTGACGGCAGGTGCCAGCCGCGGCGTGATCAGCGGGCTGGGGGTGACGGGGTACCTGCTGGCCCTGGAGGGACTGCTGGCCCTGGCGGGCCTGGCGCCCGGGCCCGGGGCCGGAACTGCCGAGGGGCCCTGA
- a CDS encoding shikimate dehydrogenase family protein, producing the protein MSRPPASSGSPPRRLAVLGHPIGHSLSPALQSAAFRAAGLPWSYQAWDVPPGDLEAALAQVRADPRWAGVNLTIPHKEAALALLDRIDPAARRIGAVNTVVREDGGALVGYNTDGTGFLRDLEEHGLPPGRLAGRRALVLGAGGAARAVVFALLEAGMAVVIANRTAARARALARELAQPPMDPGAAGGPPARPHPRHGIPGPAGSGGADRSPQPGGPAGARDQDCGPSPDPAPVVAPVEALSLDDPALPEVAAGCLLVVNATSAGMAPQLGVDPLPAACRPLPGQVYYDLVYRPAVTPFLARAAAAGARAIGGLGMLLHQGAAAFELWTNRPAPLAAMRAALQAALAAGDPGAPGARDVPAGAWDGTGRGASSPEQGA; encoded by the coding sequence ATGAGCCGCCCCCCGGCCTCCTCCGGCTCGCCGCCGCGGCGGCTGGCGGTCCTGGGCCATCCCATCGGCCACAGCCTCTCGCCCGCCCTGCAGTCGGCCGCCTTCCGGGCGGCGGGCCTGCCCTGGTCGTACCAGGCCTGGGACGTGCCCCCCGGGGACCTGGAAGCCGCCCTGGCCCAGGTGCGGGCCGATCCCCGGTGGGCCGGGGTCAACCTCACCATCCCCCACAAGGAAGCCGCCCTCGCCCTGCTGGACCGGATCGATCCCGCCGCTCGCCGCATCGGCGCCGTCAACACCGTGGTGCGGGAGGACGGCGGGGCGCTGGTGGGGTACAACACCGACGGGACCGGGTTCCTCCGGGACCTGGAGGAGCACGGCCTCCCCCCCGGCCGCCTGGCCGGCCGGCGGGCCCTGGTTTTGGGAGCCGGCGGTGCCGCCCGGGCCGTGGTCTTCGCCCTGCTGGAAGCCGGCATGGCCGTGGTGATCGCCAACCGGACGGCCGCTCGGGCCCGGGCGCTGGCCCGGGAGCTGGCGCAGCCACCCATGGATCCGGGCGCGGCCGGCGGGCCTCCGGCCCGGCCCCACCCCCGGCACGGGATCCCGGGCCCGGCCGGGTCCGGCGGCGCGGACCGGTCCCCGCAACCGGGGGGGCCCGCCGGCGCCCGGGACCAAGATTGCGGGCCTTCCCCGGACCCGGCGCCCGTGGTAGCGCCCGTGGAAGCCCTCTCCTTGGACGACCCGGCCCTGCCGGAGGTGGCCGCCGGCTGCCTGCTGGTGGTCAACGCCACCAGCGCCGGCATGGCGCCCCAGCTGGGGGTGGACCCGCTGCCGGCTGCCTGCCGCCCCCTGCCCGGCCAGGTGTATTACGACCTGGTCTACCGGCCGGCCGTCACCCCCTTCCTGGCCCGGGCGGCGGCGGCCGGCGCCCGGGCCATCGGCGGCCTGGGCATGCTGCTGCACCAGGGGGCCGCCGCCTTTGAACTCTGGACGAACCGGCCCGCCCCCCTGGCCGCCATGCGGGCCGCCCTGCAGGCGGCCCTGGCCGCCGGCGACCCGGGTGCCCCCGGGGCCCGGGACGTTCCGGCGGGGGCCTGGGACGGCACGGGCCGGGGGGCGTCATCTCCGGAGCAAGGAGCGTGA
- a CDS encoding fused MFS/spermidine synthase, with the protein MLALTAFFAGAVLMALELLGSRLLAPSLGSSIFVWGSLIGVVLAALSAGYALGGLAADRWPARAGPALVLVLAGAWTLVLASRGEAWVAALAGRVADPRWGALLASAVLFLPPGLLLGSISPWLVRLAAPATHRLGRVAGNLYAVSNAGSIAGTLATSFWLIPWLPAATILKALAAILAGAAVLLAGRRHLAVALPAAAVLGVAVVPAPAPAPLTADGARVVYQRNTLYHHLRVEDRGDSRFLRFDNSWQSGMYLHDPVTARFAYTDVMHAGWALNPGARRVLLVGLGGGSIPKRVLASYPDVTIHVAELDPVVVDVARRFFHLPGDPRLRVYVEDGRRFIRRAPQRYDLVLLDAYYADAIPFHLTTRQFLEEVRSRLAPGGVVVANVIGALEGPRSALLRAFYRTYREVFPEVYLMPVLPVEPAELQNVILLAREDQGEPGPLDREELARAVEAWAARHPELEALAAAARWIYDRPVPVDDVPVLQDDYAPVDALLHFERDNPLPDGLRPGGGS; encoded by the coding sequence ATGCTGGCCCTGACCGCGTTCTTCGCCGGGGCCGTCCTGATGGCCCTCGAACTGCTGGGCAGCCGGCTCCTGGCGCCGAGCCTGGGGAGTTCCATCTTCGTCTGGGGCAGCCTGATCGGCGTGGTGCTGGCCGCCCTCAGCGCCGGTTACGCCCTGGGCGGCCTGGCGGCCGACCGCTGGCCGGCCCGGGCGGGTCCGGCCCTGGTGCTGGTGCTGGCCGGCGCCTGGACCCTGGTGCTGGCTTCCCGCGGCGAGGCCTGGGTCGCAGCCCTGGCGGGCCGGGTGGCGGACCCCCGCTGGGGGGCGCTGCTGGCCTCGGCGGTCCTGTTCCTCCCGCCGGGGCTTCTGCTGGGCAGCATCTCGCCCTGGCTGGTGCGGCTGGCCGCCCCGGCCACCCACCGGCTGGGCCGGGTGGCGGGGAACCTCTACGCCGTCTCCAACGCCGGGAGCATCGCCGGGACCCTGGCCACCTCCTTCTGGCTGATCCCCTGGTTGCCGGCGGCCACCATCCTCAAGGCGCTGGCGGCCATCCTGGCGGGCGCCGCCGTGCTGCTGGCCGGGCGGCGCCATCTGGCCGTGGCCCTGCCGGCGGCGGCGGTGCTGGGGGTGGCCGTGGTGCCCGCCCCGGCTCCCGCCCCGTTGACCGCGGACGGGGCCAGGGTGGTCTACCAGCGCAACACCCTCTACCACCACCTGCGGGTGGAAGACCGCGGCGACAGCCGCTTCTTGCGGTTTGACAACTCGTGGCAGAGCGGCATGTACCTCCACGACCCGGTGACCGCCCGCTTCGCCTACACGGACGTGATGCACGCCGGCTGGGCGCTCAACCCCGGCGCCCGGCGGGTCCTGCTGGTGGGGCTGGGGGGCGGCTCGATCCCCAAGCGGGTGCTGGCGTCCTATCCTGACGTCACCATCCACGTGGCCGAACTGGACCCGGTGGTGGTCGACGTGGCCCGGCGGTTCTTCCACCTGCCCGGCGACCCGCGGCTGCGGGTGTACGTGGAGGACGGCCGCCGGTTCATCCGGCGGGCGCCCCAGCGGTATGACCTGGTGCTGCTTGACGCCTACTACGCCGATGCCATCCCCTTTCACCTGACCACCCGCCAGTTCCTGGAGGAAGTGCGGTCCCGGCTGGCGCCGGGGGGCGTGGTGGTGGCCAACGTCATCGGGGCGCTGGAAGGACCGCGCAGCGCCCTGCTGCGGGCCTTTTACCGCACCTACCGGGAGGTCTTCCCCGAGGTGTACCTGATGCCCGTTCTGCCGGTGGAACCGGCGGAGCTGCAGAACGTGATCCTCCTGGCCCGGGAGGACCAGGGGGAGCCCGGCCCCCTGGACAGGGAGGAACTGGCCCGGGCGGTGGAGGCGTGGGCGGCCCGCCACCCGGAACTGGAGGCGCTGGCCGCGGCGGCCCGGTGGATCTATGACCGGCCGGTGCCGGTGGACGATGTCCCCGTGCTGCAGGACGATTACGCGCCCGTGGATGCCCTGCTGCACTTTGAGCGGGACAACCCGCTGCCGGATGGGCTCCGGCCGGGCGGCGGGAGCTGA
- the aroC gene encoding chorismate synthase, translating to MALRLLTAGESHGPGLVAVLEGVPHGLPLTAADIDRDLARRQRGYGRGGRMKIEQDRVRIVGGVRHGRTLGSPIALWIPNRDWENWSRAMAPEPPDDAAQAAADGDWRLEPVTRPRPGHADLAGALKYGARDIRDVLERASARETAARVAAGAVARKLLGLFGIRIQSYVLRIGEVAIPSPVLEYGEDGRPPVDPAALEEATEASPVRCPDPVASERMVEAIRTAGQAGDTLGGVFEILVTGVPVGLGSHASGDRRLEGRLAGALMALNAIKGVEVGLGFAAAALPGSRVHDPIGFRPPRREGTEPAPAAPGPAHPAARAAAARAGADGWRGPAAGFFRYRNGAGGIEGGITNGEPLVLRAAMKPIATLRRPLPSADLLTGEPFAAHHERSDICAVPAAAVVGEAIVALELAAAWIEKFGGDSVDDMLRNYIAYCERLAAWVHRAPAPEASRAAGSPPAGGSQAGAPTPGRDPR from the coding sequence GTGGCCCTGCGGCTGTTGACCGCCGGCGAATCCCACGGACCCGGCCTGGTGGCCGTCCTGGAAGGCGTGCCCCACGGGCTGCCCCTGACGGCCGCCGACATCGACCGCGACCTGGCCCGGCGCCAGCGGGGTTATGGCCGGGGCGGCCGCATGAAGATCGAGCAGGACCGGGTGCGGATCGTGGGCGGGGTGCGCCACGGCCGCACCCTGGGCAGCCCCATCGCCCTGTGGATTCCCAACCGCGACTGGGAGAACTGGAGCCGGGCCATGGCGCCGGAGCCCCCGGACGATGCCGCCCAGGCCGCTGCGGACGGCGACTGGCGCCTGGAACCCGTCACCCGCCCCCGCCCGGGCCATGCCGACCTGGCGGGCGCCCTGAAGTACGGCGCCCGCGACATCCGGGACGTCCTGGAGCGCGCCAGCGCCCGGGAGACGGCGGCGCGGGTGGCCGCGGGGGCCGTGGCTCGCAAGCTGCTCGGCCTGTTCGGGATCCGGATCCAGAGTTACGTGCTGCGCATCGGCGAGGTGGCCATCCCCTCGCCGGTTCTGGAGTACGGCGAGGACGGCCGCCCGCCCGTGGACCCGGCGGCCCTCGAGGAAGCCACCGAAGCCTCGCCGGTCCGCTGCCCGGACCCGGTGGCGTCGGAGCGGATGGTGGAGGCCATCCGGACCGCCGGCCAGGCCGGGGACACCCTGGGGGGCGTGTTCGAGATCCTGGTCACCGGGGTGCCCGTGGGGCTGGGCAGCCACGCCAGCGGCGACCGGCGGCTGGAGGGACGGCTGGCCGGCGCCTTGATGGCGCTGAACGCCATCAAGGGGGTTGAGGTGGGCCTGGGCTTCGCCGCCGCCGCCCTGCCGGGTTCCCGGGTCCACGACCCCATCGGGTTCCGCCCGCCTCGCCGGGAGGGTACGGAACCCGCCCCGGCGGCGCCCGGTCCCGCCCACCCGGCGGCCCGGGCTGCCGCAGCCCGGGCCGGGGCCGACGGCTGGCGCGGCCCGGCGGCCGGGTTCTTCCGGTACCGTAACGGGGCCGGCGGCATCGAAGGCGGCATCACCAACGGCGAGCCCCTGGTCCTGCGGGCGGCGATGAAGCCCATCGCCACCCTGCGCCGGCCCCTGCCGTCGGCCGACCTGCTCACGGGGGAACCCTTCGCCGCCCACCACGAGCGGTCGGACATCTGTGCCGTGCCGGCGGCGGCGGTGGTGGGCGAGGCCATCGTGGCGCTGGAGCTGGCCGCGGCGTGGATCGAGAAGTTCGGCGGCGACAGCGTGGACGACATGCTGCGCAACTACATCGCATACTGCGAGCGCCTGGCCGCCTGGGTCCACCGTGCCCCGGCACCGGAGGCGTCCCGGGCTGCCGGGTCCCCTCCGGCGGGCGGGAGCCAGGCCGGCGCCCCCACCCCGGGGAGGGACCCCCGGTGA
- the aroB gene encoding 3-dehydroquinate synthase, translating into MTGRPLRLVLVGMMGAGKTTVGRALAARLGWAFLDLDDLVEQAAGRTVGALFAQEGEAGFRRREEQALAWALALERVVIATGGGVVLSEANRAKLAAEPWVVWLEAPPEELARRLAGPEAAGRPLLAGSVAGAAAEEAVSEAVSMVGASRKLGASPAGGPPDHPPAGLAQRLAQLLQERAGAYAAVARYRIPTAGRPVAAVTEAVLEHLLPAPVPGPADRPGTGTSAQGPHGPSGSVTTAPGPVAAALPPGVPPHARAPSSAPDAAVAPPPAGPGTVPSAATAPRGASSAPAAPAAVAEPDLVIEAGAERYPLWVRPGVVAGTLAGTAGEVGLEALLAAAWTGGVPAGGTPPRGAPDRPGPAAPQAAPGPSDPLASPLAAGPLPEERPAAQPGGRAPVALLASDPVVSALYGRGVARALERAGFRVVRAVVPAGEEAKSLEWASRLYDRLVEAGAGRDAWVFALGGGVVGDLAGFVAATYMRGIAFAQLPTTLLAQVDASAGGKVAVNHPRAKNLIGAFHQPRLVVADPATLATQPQAAYRGGLAEMVKHALLDGEGHLAALEAAVSRLLDRDPHGLAPLIARSVAVKARIVAQDPEERGPRAFLNLGHTFAHALEAAAGYRVPHGDAVAAGLVLALALSERLGMAPAGLAGRVEELLARLGLPVTLAQACREWGAEPPTAAEVLGRLQHDKKNRQGRVRFVLLGAPGQVAVRDDVPEAVVEELVRRSLAGRSPAAGAGRTPA; encoded by the coding sequence GTGACGGGAAGGCCCCTGCGGCTCGTACTGGTCGGCATGATGGGCGCCGGCAAGACCACCGTGGGACGGGCCCTGGCCGCCCGCCTGGGCTGGGCCTTTCTCGACCTGGACGACCTGGTCGAGCAGGCGGCGGGCCGCACCGTCGGCGCCCTCTTCGCCCAGGAGGGGGAGGCGGGGTTTCGGCGCCGGGAGGAACAGGCGCTGGCCTGGGCCCTGGCCCTGGAGCGGGTGGTCATCGCCACGGGGGGCGGGGTGGTGCTCTCGGAGGCCAACCGGGCAAAGCTGGCCGCCGAGCCCTGGGTGGTCTGGCTGGAGGCCCCGCCAGAGGAACTGGCCCGCCGGCTGGCCGGGCCGGAGGCCGCCGGCCGGCCCCTGCTGGCGGGCTCGGTGGCTGGAGCTGCCGCAGAAGAAGCTGTCTCAGAAGCTGTCTCAATGGTGGGTGCGTCTCGGAAGCTGGGCGCTTCCCCGGCCGGCGGGCCGCCGGATCACCCGCCGGCCGGCCTGGCGCAGCGCCTGGCCCAGCTGCTCCAGGAGCGGGCCGGCGCCTACGCGGCCGTGGCCCGGTACCGCATCCCCACCGCCGGCCGGCCGGTGGCGGCGGTCACGGAGGCGGTCCTCGAACACCTCCTGCCGGCACCCGTCCCCGGCCCCGCTGACCGCCCGGGGACCGGCACGAGCGCCCAAGGCCCCCACGGCCCCTCGGGTTCCGTGACCACCGCCCCGGGTCCGGTGGCCGCCGCCCTGCCGCCCGGCGTCCCGCCGCACGCCCGCGCACCTTCCTCCGCCCCGGATGCTGCCGTGGCGCCTCCCCCCGCCGGTCCCGGCACCGTGCCTTCCGCCGCGACGGCCCCCCGCGGGGCGTCTTCCGCGCCTGCGGCGCCGGCCGCCGTCGCGGAACCGGACCTGGTGATCGAGGCGGGGGCCGAACGCTACCCTCTGTGGGTGCGTCCCGGTGTCGTGGCGGGCACGCTGGCGGGCACCGCAGGGGAGGTGGGGCTGGAGGCGCTGCTGGCCGCCGCGTGGACCGGTGGCGTCCCCGCCGGCGGAACACCGCCCCGGGGGGCTCCGGACCGGCCGGGCCCGGCGGCTCCCCAGGCAGCGCCCGGCCCTTCCGACCCTCTGGCGAGCCCCCTGGCGGCCGGTCCCCTGCCGGAAGAGCGCCCGGCCGCCCAGCCTGGCGGGCGGGCGCCCGTGGCCCTGCTGGCCAGCGACCCCGTGGTGTCCGCCCTCTACGGCCGGGGGGTCGCCCGCGCCCTGGAGCGGGCGGGGTTCCGGGTGGTCCGGGCCGTGGTGCCCGCCGGGGAGGAAGCCAAGTCCCTGGAGTGGGCCTCCCGCCTCTACGACCGGCTGGTGGAAGCCGGTGCGGGCCGCGACGCCTGGGTCTTCGCCCTGGGCGGGGGGGTGGTAGGCGACCTGGCGGGATTCGTCGCCGCCACCTACATGCGGGGCATCGCCTTCGCCCAGCTGCCCACCACGCTCCTGGCCCAGGTGGACGCCAGCGCCGGCGGCAAGGTGGCCGTCAACCACCCGCGGGCCAAGAACCTGATCGGGGCCTTCCACCAGCCGCGGCTGGTGGTGGCCGACCCCGCGACCCTGGCCACCCAGCCCCAGGCCGCTTACCGGGGCGGCCTGGCGGAGATGGTCAAGCATGCCCTGCTGGACGGGGAAGGCCACCTGGCCGCCCTGGAGGCTGCCGTATCCCGGCTGCTGGACCGCGACCCCCACGGGCTGGCGCCCCTCATCGCCCGCTCGGTGGCCGTCAAGGCGCGGATCGTCGCCCAGGACCCGGAAGAACGCGGCCCCCGCGCCTTCCTCAACCTGGGCCACACCTTTGCCCACGCCCTGGAGGCCGCCGCCGGCTACCGGGTGCCCCATGGCGATGCCGTGGCCGCCGGCCTGGTGCTGGCCCTGGCCCTGTCCGAGCGGCTGGGCATGGCCCCCGCCGGGCTGGCCGGCCGGGTGGAGGAACTGCTGGCCCGCCTCGGCCTTCCCGTCACCCTGGCCCAGGCTTGCCGGGAGTGGGGTGCGGAGCCGCCCACCGCCGCCGAGGTGCTGGGCCGCCTGCAGCATGACAAGAAGAACCGGCAGGGCAGGGTGCGGTTCGTCCTGCTCGGGGCGCCGGGGCAGGTCGCCGTGCGGGACGACGTGCCGGAGGCGGTGGTCGAGGAGCTGGTTCGCCGGTCGCTGGCCGGCCGGTCGCCGGCTGCAGGTGCCGGGCGTACCCCGGCCTGA
- a CDS encoding phage holin family protein, which translates to MNLLLRWLISAGSILLVAWLLEGIDVAGPGAALVAALVLGLVNAVIRPVVLFLTMPIGCLTLGLFTFVVNALMFWLVAAVVDGFEVQGFVPALIGSLLVSVISTVASRLWADRGER; encoded by the coding sequence ATGAACCTGCTGCTGCGCTGGCTGATCAGCGCCGGATCCATCCTGCTGGTGGCCTGGCTGCTGGAGGGGATCGACGTCGCGGGGCCGGGGGCGGCGCTGGTGGCCGCCCTGGTGCTGGGCCTGGTCAATGCGGTGATCCGGCCCGTGGTCCTGTTTCTGACCATGCCCATCGGCTGCCTGACCCTGGGCCTTTTCACCTTCGTGGTCAACGCCCTGATGTTCTGGCTGGTGGCGGCGGTGGTGGACGGCTTTGAGGTCCAGGGCTTCGTCCCCGCCCTGATCGGCTCCCTGCTGGTCAGCGTGATCAGCACGGTGGCCAGCCGCCTGTGGGCCGACAGGGGCGAGCGGTGA